The Planctomycetota bacterium genomic interval TCCTTGTTACCGCTGCGGTGACCGTCGGCGTTGCATCGCTCGGCGGCTTGCTCCACGGCGGGCTCATCGGCTACGGCAAGATCGCCCCGTTCATCGCGACGCTCGGGACGCTCGTCGCTTTCCGATCCGCGGCGGTGTTGCTCGCCGATGGCGGGATGGTGCCGGCCGAGGAGAACGCCATCTTCCGCGCCCTCGGCGGCGGCATCGCCATCCCCGGCACCGACATCGCCCCAGGCCCGGCGCGTGTGCCCTACCGCATCCCCTACGCCGGCCTCGCGTTCATCGCCGTCGCGGTCGTCGGGCATGTCGTGATCACGCGGACGGTGTTCGGCCGAAAGCTCGTCGCGGTCGGGTCCAACGAAACCGCCGCCCGCTTCTCCGGCCTGCACGTCGAACGCGTCAAGCTCATGACGTACGTCTTGCTCGGCGTGTGCGTCGGCATCGGCGCGCTACTGCTCGCGTCGGACTTCGAGTCGATCAACACGGCCAACTCCGGCACGCTCCTCGAGCTCGACGCGATCGCCGCAGTGGTCATTGGCGGCACACGCATGACCGGCGGCCGAGGCTCGGTCGTCGGCACCGTCATCGGCGTTCTGCTGCTGGGCGTGATCCGAAACGTCATGGTCTTCCTCGGCATCCCCGACGATGCAAGGGGCTTGGTCACCGGCGCGATCATCATCGCGGCGGTACTGGTGCAGAAGCTCAGCCGGGAATGAAGTGAGACGGGTGAAGTTGAGGGACTCGTGCTTTGCCACTTCACCCTCCCCCTTCAAACTTTCTCGGCCTTGCGATACGCTGATGCCATGCTGAGGAGCCTTCTCGTTTTCCTGCTCGGACTTTCCCTGCTCGGCTGCGCCGGCGACGAACCCGTCGGCGAGAGCGATGCCCCGCCGAAGGTCGGCGTCTCGATCCCGACCGCGACACACGGCTGGCCCGCCGGCGTCGGGTACTGGGCCCAGGAAACCATCGACGCCTATCCCGACATCGAGTGGACCTACCAGAAAGCCGACTCCGCCGAGAAGCAGTCGGCGCAGATCGACGCAATGGTCGAGGCAGGCGTGCAGACGCTGGTCGTGTTGCCGATGAACAGCGACACGCTGTTGCCGGCGCTGCGTCGGGCGAAGGATCGCGGCGTGTACATCGTCAGCGTCGACCGCGGGCTCTCCGACCCGATCGCCGACCTGTACGTCGCCGGCGACAACGCGCGCTTCGGCCAGGTTGCCGCGGAGTTCATGGCCGAGCAACTCAACGGCACCGGCAAGATCGTCGTCCTACGCGGCATGACCGTCGAGATCGACAACGAACGCTTCAGCGCCTTCGAAGAAGAAATCGGCAAGCACGCCGGTATCGAGATTCTTGACGTCCAGCACGGTGAGTGGAATCGCGAGAAGTCGTACAACGTCTTCGCTGCGATGCTCCAACAACACCCCGAGATCGACGCGGTCTGGGCGAGCGATGACGACATGGCACTAGGCGTGGAAAAGGCGCTGAACGAAGCGGGCCGGACCGAGGAGATGTGGATCCTCGGCGGGGCCGGGATGAAGGACATCGTCAAGCGGGTGCGTGACGGCGATCGACTGTTCCCGGCGAACGTGACTTACCCACCCGGCATGATCGCGGCCGGCATCCACCTCGGCGCCGCCCACGCCACCGGCCAGCCCGAGACCGCCGTCGCCGACGCGATCCCCGACCACCTCAACCTCGATACCACGCAACTGAGTGACGAACCCACCAGCACCGGCGGCGACCAACGCGACGTCCGCATCGGCATCCAACTGGTCACGCCCGAAAACGCCGAGCAGTTTTACTTCCCCGATTCGGTCTACTGAGTCGATTTGCGATTTGGCGCTCGCCAGACGCAAGTTCTCAAATCACAAATCACCCAATCCATCCCCATGCCCATTCAAGACGACGCGCTGACCGCGCTGGACGAGTTCAAGATCGAGTTGCCCAGCTGGGGCTTTGCCGACACGGGGACGCGGTTCGGCAAGTTCCACCAGAAGGCGGCGGCACGGACGACCGCGCACAAGTTCCACGATGCTGGGCTGGTCCACAAACTCACCGGTGCGTGCCCGACGGTCGCGGTGCACGTGTTGTGGGACTTTGACGTGAGCCAGGCCACCGAGACCGCCGGGGCCGAGACGAAAAAGCTGGCCGAGTCGCACGGCATCGCCGTCGGCTCGATCAACCCCAACATCTTCCAGGACCAGCAGTACAAAC includes:
- a CDS encoding ABC transporter permease, giving the protein MSALQRLPAWIWSALVLGLLVLITGILQPNFLSAANLSQIVESNAPLGIVAVGMTLVILLGGIDLSVGSLLAFAGAVGILALNASGSFLVTAAVTVGVASLGGLLHGGLIGYGKIAPFIATLGTLVAFRSAAVLLADGGMVPAEENAIFRALGGGIAIPGTDIAPGPARVPYRIPYAGLAFIAVAVVGHVVITRTVFGRKLVAVGSNETAARFSGLHVERVKLMTYVLLGVCVGIGALLLASDFESINTANSGTLLELDAIAAVVIGGTRMTGGRGSVVGTVIGVLLLGVIRNVMVFLGIPDDARGLVTGAIIIAAVLVQKLSRE
- a CDS encoding ABC transporter substrate-binding protein — encoded protein: MLRSLLVFLLGLSLLGCAGDEPVGESDAPPKVGVSIPTATHGWPAGVGYWAQETIDAYPDIEWTYQKADSAEKQSAQIDAMVEAGVQTLVVLPMNSDTLLPALRRAKDRGVYIVSVDRGLSDPIADLYVAGDNARFGQVAAEFMAEQLNGTGKIVVLRGMTVEIDNERFSAFEEEIGKHAGIEILDVQHGEWNREKSYNVFAAMLQQHPEIDAVWASDDDMALGVEKALNEAGRTEEMWILGGAGMKDIVKRVRDGDRLFPANVTYPPGMIAAGIHLGAAHATGQPETAVADAIPDHLNLDTTQLSDEPTSTGGDQRDVRIGIQLVTPENAEQFYFPDSVY